One window of the Halobacillus litoralis genome contains the following:
- a CDS encoding ABC transporter ATP-binding protein: MQSLLHIEDLHGGYTHKNVLHGISFNVQPKEIVGLIGLNGAGKSTTIKHIIGMMQAKKGQVSINGTSFEENPEVYRQQLGYIPEMPILYDELTLYEHLHLTAMAYNIPQEVFKKRLDPLLKEFRMEKKLKWFPVHFSKGMRQKVMIMCAFLIEPELYIVDEPFVGLDPLGIQSYLQMMDDMKEKGAGILMSTHILATAEKYCDRFIILHDGEIRARGTLDELRRSFGKPGASLDDIYVQLTKEEHYD, encoded by the coding sequence ATGCAGTCTTTATTACATATCGAAGATCTCCACGGGGGATATACACATAAAAACGTCTTACACGGAATATCGTTCAATGTTCAGCCTAAGGAGATTGTCGGTTTGATCGGCTTGAATGGTGCAGGTAAAAGTACGACAATCAAGCATATCATCGGCATGATGCAAGCGAAAAAAGGCCAAGTGTCGATCAATGGCACTTCTTTTGAAGAGAATCCGGAGGTTTACAGGCAACAGCTCGGGTATATACCGGAAATGCCGATTTTATATGATGAGCTGACTTTATACGAACATCTTCATTTGACAGCAATGGCCTACAACATACCACAAGAAGTCTTTAAAAAGCGGTTGGATCCTTTATTAAAAGAGTTCCGCATGGAGAAGAAGCTGAAATGGTTCCCGGTTCATTTTTCCAAAGGGATGCGGCAAAAGGTAATGATCATGTGTGCTTTCCTCATTGAACCAGAGTTGTATATCGTAGATGAACCTTTCGTAGGATTGGACCCACTAGGGATTCAGTCGTATTTGCAGATGATGGATGATATGAAAGAAAAGGGTGCCGGAATCCTGATGTCTACCCACATCTTAGCGACCGCAGAAAAATATTGCGACCGCTTCATCATTCTCCACGATGGGGAGATCCGGGCAAGGGGGACGCTTGATGAATTACGTCGTTCTTTTGGAAAGCCAGGAGCTTCGCTTGATGATATTTATGTGCAGCTGACGAAGGAAGAACACTATGATTAA
- a CDS encoding ABC transporter permease, producing MINSREFWTRRFSEHMKETSRYLKYIFNGHIAVAMLFFISALAYYYQQWLQDLPEDFPTAWIIAAAFGFMASYSPVRTLLQEPDLVFLLPAEYQLGDYFKRCLYYSYFVQLYVIFLISASLGPLYFASYPQLGTQHYLMMIGIVLIVKVWNMISNWWMLKERNPRTRFVDQVVKALLNIAIFYFLAQGEWIFASIITVLLVGVVMYTYTLARRKAGLAWDLLVEKDQQRMRTFYRIANMFTDVPHLKNTVKKRHALVTALVKGMAYRQDQTFAYLYRITFIRSSDYLGMYLRLIVIGGLAIWFVPNIWVKISFAILFLYLSAFQMMTLWNHHRTIAWLDLYPVKNEWKKKALLTWLQQIMFFQTFLFGLLFLAQWNLLGLVIVWIGGSVFSYLFIQSYVNQKLT from the coding sequence ATGATTAATTCCAGAGAGTTTTGGACACGTCGGTTTTCCGAACATATGAAAGAGACAAGCCGTTATTTGAAGTATATTTTCAATGGTCACATCGCGGTGGCTATGCTTTTCTTTATATCAGCACTTGCTTACTATTACCAGCAATGGCTCCAGGATTTACCAGAGGACTTTCCAACTGCGTGGATCATTGCGGCCGCTTTCGGATTTATGGCAAGTTACAGTCCTGTAAGAACTTTACTGCAAGAACCGGACTTAGTTTTTTTACTGCCAGCTGAATATCAGCTTGGTGATTACTTTAAACGGTGCCTGTATTACAGTTATTTCGTACAACTTTATGTGATTTTTCTTATTTCGGCCTCGTTGGGCCCGCTTTATTTCGCCTCTTACCCACAGCTTGGGACACAGCATTACCTCATGATGATCGGGATTGTTCTCATTGTGAAGGTTTGGAATATGATTTCGAACTGGTGGATGCTGAAAGAGAGAAATCCACGTACACGGTTTGTGGACCAAGTCGTCAAAGCTCTCCTGAATATTGCTATTTTCTACTTTTTAGCACAAGGAGAGTGGATTTTTGCTAGTATTATTACGGTTCTTCTGGTCGGTGTCGTCATGTATACTTACACACTGGCAAGGCGAAAAGCCGGACTAGCCTGGGATTTACTAGTCGAAAAAGACCAACAGCGAATGAGGACGTTTTATCGTATTGCTAATATGTTCACAGATGTCCCGCATTTAAAGAATACAGTCAAAAAACGTCATGCTCTTGTTACCGCCCTTGTCAAGGGAATGGCGTATCGCCAAGACCAGACTTTTGCTTATTTATATAGAATTACTTTCATACGCAGCAGTGACTATTTAGGGATGTACCTAAGGTTAATCGTGATTGGTGGACTCGCGATTTGGTTTGTGCCTAACATATGGGTTAAAATTTCATTTGCAATTTTATTCCTATATCTAAGTGCATTCCAAATGATGACGTTATGGAATCACCACCGTACGATCGCCTGGCTTGATTTATATCCTGTGAAGAATGAGTGGAAAAAGAAAGCATTGCTTACATGGCTTCAACAAATCATGTTTTTCCAAACTTTCTTGTTCGGACTGCTTTTTCTTGCCCAGTGGAACTTGCTTGGTCTTGTAATCGTTTGGATCGGTGGTAGTGTCTTCAGTTATTTATTCATTCAAAGCTATGTGAATCAGAAATTGACTTGA
- a CDS encoding HIT family protein, whose protein sequence is MAEDCIFCKIIDGEIPSAKVYEDEEVYAFLDISQVTKGHTLLIPKQHSKDIYHTHPETAEKLFAKVPKIANAIKQTYAPIGLNVLNNNEEPAGQSVFHLHIHLIPRYGNEDGFNPKWEVHADEYSPEDLQAIAGEIHQNIPG, encoded by the coding sequence ATGGCAGAGGATTGCATTTTCTGTAAAATCATTGATGGTGAAATACCATCAGCGAAAGTTTACGAAGACGAAGAGGTATATGCTTTTTTGGACATCAGCCAAGTGACCAAGGGACACACACTTCTGATACCGAAACAGCACTCTAAAGACATTTATCACACACATCCAGAAACGGCAGAGAAACTATTTGCAAAAGTTCCTAAAATCGCCAATGCAATTAAACAGACCTATGCACCAATAGGCTTGAATGTTTTGAACAACAATGAGGAACCAGCTGGACAGTCTGTCTTCCATTTACATATCCACCTGATTCCCCGATATGGTAATGAGGATGGATTCAATCCGAAGTGGGAAGTTCATGCTGATGAATATTCTCCTGAAGATCTACAAGCCATCGCAGGGGAGATTCATCAAAACATTCCCGGCTGA
- a CDS encoding tryptophan transporter, translated as MNIRVLVMLSLLVGIGAVLHTVAPPFFFGMRPDMMLAMMFLGITLFPKAPYVLLLSLATGFIAALTTTVPGGQLANIIDKPLTAFAFFGLVLLTKKLSRYKFTQPVLAAIGTMISGSIFLSVVLYIIGLMEASFGVMFATVVLPAAAFNFIFVAIMYPIASKILQRTSLAKVAQPSPAVATEAD; from the coding sequence ATGAATATTAGAGTATTAGTCATGTTATCTTTGTTAGTAGGGATTGGAGCAGTTCTTCACACTGTCGCGCCCCCATTCTTCTTTGGAATGCGTCCGGATATGATGCTTGCGATGATGTTCTTAGGAATTACACTATTCCCTAAGGCACCTTATGTTTTGTTATTATCATTAGCTACAGGTTTCATCGCTGCATTGACCACGACCGTTCCGGGAGGGCAACTGGCAAATATCATAGACAAGCCTTTGACAGCCTTCGCTTTTTTCGGACTTGTTCTGTTGACTAAGAAGCTTTCCAGATATAAATTCACCCAGCCTGTATTAGCTGCAATCGGTACGATGATCAGCGGTTCCATATTCTTAAGCGTGGTTTTATATATCATCGGATTGATGGAAGCAAGCTTCGGTGTCATGTTCGCTACGGTAGTTCTACCGGCAGCAGCGTTCAACTTCATCTTCGTAGCCATCATGTATCCAATTGCAAGCAAAATACTGCAACGAACATCCTTAGCGAAAGTGGCCCAGCCTTCTCCGGCGGTTGCCACAGAAGCTGATTGA